In Planctomycetota bacterium, a single genomic region encodes these proteins:
- a CDS encoding WecB/TagA/CpsF family glycosyltransferase, with amino-acid sequence MDTATLDSVASAPSAETAVQRPISSPVLPPLSAVEADLGIDPAMGGVTLPPRKPVFGIPVSVTHYDEVVDCVISLAKQGVRGSVQFLSAHGLVLATRDDTFAKAASHFSITCPDGQPVRWAINRYHNAGLTDRCYGPETTLRTMAAAEREGVSVYLYGGKSDELLDQLVGELAKRFPKLKIAGRQSPPFRQLSDEEHNEVAREINASGAGICFIGLGCPKQEMFCDRHRDDVKPVMMAVGAAFDFIAGNTPQAPAWMQKRGLEWFYRLCTEPRRLFKRYAVTNSRFLWLWFTNRPGRAD; translated from the coding sequence ATGGATACCGCCACACTCGACTCCGTTGCCTCGGCCCCTTCGGCAGAGACTGCCGTGCAGCGGCCTATTTCTTCGCCGGTGCTGCCGCCGTTGTCCGCCGTGGAAGCCGACCTGGGCATCGACCCGGCCATGGGCGGCGTGACGCTGCCGCCGCGTAAGCCCGTGTTCGGCATCCCGGTGAGTGTCACGCACTACGACGAAGTCGTCGACTGCGTCATCAGCCTGGCCAAGCAGGGCGTGCGGGGGTCAGTGCAGTTCCTCTCGGCCCACGGGCTGGTGCTGGCAACGCGGGACGACACCTTCGCCAAGGCGGCGAGCCATTTTTCGATCACCTGCCCCGACGGCCAGCCGGTCCGATGGGCGATCAATCGTTACCACAACGCCGGGCTGACCGATCGCTGCTACGGCCCGGAGACGACGCTCCGCACGATGGCCGCCGCCGAACGCGAAGGCGTCTCGGTCTACCTTTACGGCGGCAAGAGCGACGAGCTGCTCGACCAACTCGTCGGCGAGTTGGCCAAGCGCTTTCCGAAACTCAAGATCGCCGGCCGACAGTCACCGCCTTTCCGACAGCTTTCCGACGAGGAGCACAACGAGGTCGCTCGAGAGATCAACGCCAGCGGTGCGGGCATCTGCTTCATCGGCCTCGGTTGCCCGAAGCAGGAGATGTTCTGCGATCGCCACCGCGACGACGTGAAGCCGGTGATGATGGCGGTCGGCGCGGCGTTCGACTTCATTGCCGGCAACACGCCCCAGGCACCGGCCTGGATGCAGAAGCGCGGCCTCGAGTGGTTCTACCGGCTTTGCACCGAACCCCGCCGATTGTTCAAGCGTTATGCCGTGACGAACTCGCGTTTCCTCTGGCTGTGGTTCACCAACCGACCGGGTCGGGCGGACTGA
- a CDS encoding sugar transferase, protein MPAANSTAALASPPLQEAAPRVESQQMLRLAPAPELPERKINLHLDEVLDSGSFRRAVHRRRARIDRLGGCFALLYLRIEPSTNKRFAKAARLRMARTLLRAARGGDIVGWHDDRTAVALLHDADHEGARSLADRACATLRRFGIDVSSHVLSYGDDADCDTDGRLQKILRHRTPIWKRAIDITAAGGALLVAGPVMAAVALGIKFTSPGPIFFMQKRSGFGGAPFMIYKFRTMVVDAEAQKAALRAISEQDGPAFKLTDDPRITKFGRFLRVTSLDELPQLFNILKGDMSLVGPRPLPVDEQAGCSRWQAARLDVAPGLTCIWQVEGRSRVSFDEWMRMDLRYLRHRTPLRDIGIILSTVPAVLLRRGSK, encoded by the coding sequence GTGCCAGCAGCCAACTCAACCGCGGCGCTCGCATCACCGCCGCTCCAGGAAGCCGCTCCGCGGGTGGAGTCGCAGCAGATGTTGCGACTCGCGCCCGCGCCGGAACTGCCCGAACGCAAGATCAACCTGCATCTTGACGAGGTGCTCGACTCCGGCAGCTTTCGCCGTGCGGTACATCGCCGTCGGGCCCGGATCGATCGTTTGGGCGGTTGCTTCGCGCTGCTGTACCTGCGGATCGAGCCGAGCACGAACAAGCGCTTCGCGAAGGCCGCCCGGTTGCGGATGGCCCGCACGCTGCTCCGCGCGGCCCGGGGTGGTGACATTGTCGGCTGGCACGACGACCGCACCGCCGTCGCGCTGCTCCACGACGCCGACCACGAGGGGGCACGCAGCTTGGCCGACCGTGCCTGCGCGACGCTTCGGCGGTTCGGCATCGACGTGTCGAGCCATGTGCTGAGCTACGGCGACGACGCCGACTGCGACACCGACGGCCGGCTTCAAAAGATCCTTCGTCACCGCACGCCGATCTGGAAGCGCGCGATCGACATCACGGCCGCGGGCGGGGCGTTGCTCGTGGCCGGGCCGGTGATGGCGGCGGTCGCGCTGGGCATCAAGTTCACCAGCCCCGGCCCGATCTTCTTCATGCAAAAGCGCAGCGGCTTCGGCGGCGCGCCGTTCATGATCTACAAGTTCCGCACGATGGTCGTCGACGCCGAGGCTCAGAAAGCCGCACTGCGGGCGATCAGCGAGCAGGACGGCCCGGCGTTCAAGCTCACCGACGACCCGCGGATCACCAAGTTCGGCCGGTTCCTCCGCGTGACCAGTCTCGACGAACTCCCGCAGCTGTTCAACATCCTCAAGGGCGACATGTCGCTCGTGGGCCCGCGGCCGTTGCCGGTCGACGAACAGGCCGGCTGCTCTCGCTGGCAGGCCGCCCGTCTCGACGTCGCGCCGGGCCTGACGTGTATCTGGCAGGTCGAGGGTCGTAGCCGTGTCTCGTTCGACGAATGGATGCGGATGGACCTGCGTTACCTGCGGCACCGCACGCCGCTGCGTGACATCGGCATCATCCTTTCGACCGTCCCCGCCGTCCTTCTGCGGCGCGGCAGCAAGTAA